One window of the Trifolium pratense cultivar HEN17-A07 linkage group LG2, ARS_RC_1.1, whole genome shotgun sequence genome contains the following:
- the LOC123904502 gene encoding F-box protein At1g61340-like codes for MEDSNSYVTPLKRSYVTPLKRVSSAHISPLEALPHDILLRVLRGVDHDDLEQLFYVSRTIREASLDVEELHFNFSTPTNHHIKVESPKTPFIVKQPREEESKFNLEDFTKKRKKINVKDISTVLFCATS; via the exons ATGGAAGATTCTAATTCCTATGTTACACCTTTGAAGAGATCCTATGTTACTCCTTTGAAGAGAGTATCTAGTGCTCATATATCTCCCCTTGAAGCTCTTCCTCATGATATTCTg TTACGTGTTTTGCGTGGTGTTGACCATGATGATTTGGAACAACTTTTTTATGTGTCTAGAACAATTAGAGAAGCG TCACTAGATGTGGAGGaattacattttaattttagcACACCAACAAATCATCACATTAAAGTTGAAAGTCCAAAAACACCATTCATCGTGAAACAACCAAGAGAGGAAGAGTCAAAGTTCAATTTGGAGGatttcaccaaaaaaagaaaaaaaatcaatgtgaAGGATATCTCAACGGTATTGTTTTGTGCCACAAGTTGA
- the LOC123905544 gene encoding uncharacterized protein LOC123905544, with the protein MSSSTNPTIFPQSNFNIPNKNYSHTMTTETLEISTNNIEEKVATIELYVQGFYKLFVQPFYGFKPLATEREFIVSPKYEYKLKFPLFLVSKNPHLFPFCVSQKLATLPISTGLASYIEPFIVRTAIQMGQRNEDKEFKIVFDVKVVEIDLADYHECDGYRKRGLI; encoded by the coding sequence ATGTCTTCTTCAACCAACCCCACAATCTTTCCTCAATCAAACTTCAACATCCCAAACAAAAATTATAGCCACACAATGACCACAGAAACCCTAGAAATTTCAACAAACAACATTGAAGAAAAAGTAGCAACAATAGAACTTTATGTTCAAGGATTCTATAAGCTTTTTGTTCAacctttttatggttttaaaccTTTAGCAACAGAAAGGGAATTTATTGTGTCACCAAAATATGAATACAAGTTAAAGTTTCCTCTTTTCTTGGTAAGTAAAAATCCTCACTTGTTTCCTTTTTGCGTGTCTCAAAAATTGGCAACATTACCCATAAGCACTGGTTTGGCTTCTTATATTGAACCATTTATTGTTCGCACTGCCATTCAAATGGGACAAAGGAATGAAGACAAGGAGTTTAAGATTGTTTTTGATGTTAAGgttgttgagattgatttgGCAGATTATCATGAATGTGATGGTTACCGTAAACGTGGTCTTATTTAA
- the LOC123904501 gene encoding heterogeneous nuclear ribonucleoprotein U-like protein 1, which produces MASAKRNFTYEEDDEPIHLKKPKQQLPSPPVLLNSADCDLDFNIECNGVVGYGLNEEGFGYCWSGARATVGITKGRYCFGCIVVSSQRVDTDDTELDQHNLCRLGVSRGDDAVGALGETKNSFGFGGTGKFSNSGNFFNFGDRFGVGDIIVCCIDLESKPFGSIGFLKNGKWLGTAFQFDVDSLGLGVADSPLGLGLFPHVLLKNVVVQMQFSVEQGLVPLEGFRPWALAVTDGNAVIGPSLSDPKDCELIMMVGLPASGKTTWAEKWVRDHPEKRYVLLGTNLILEQMKVG; this is translated from the exons ATGGCTTCCGCAAAACGCAATTTCACATacgaagaagatgatgaaccaATTCATCTCAAGAAACCAAAGCAACAACTTCCTTCACCACCAGTTCTTCTCAATTCCGCAGACTGTGATTTAg atttCAATATTGAATGCAATGGAGTTGTTGGATATGGTCTTAATGAAGAAGGATTTGGTTATTGTTGGTCTGGTGCTAGAGCTACTGTTGGTATAACAAAAGGTAGATATTGTTTTGGTTGCATCGTTGTTTCTTCACAACGCGTTGATACCGATGATACTGAGCTTGATCAGCATAATTTATGTCGTCTTGGTGTTTCGAGAGGCGATGATGCTGTTGGAGCTCTTGGTGAGACTAAAAACAGTTTTGGTTTTGGTGGTACTGGAAAGTTTTCGAATTCGgggaatttttttaattttggtgaTAGGTTTGGTGTTGGTGATATAATTGTTTGTTGCATTGATCTTGAGAGTAAACCATTTGGTTCTATTGGTTTCTTGAAGAATGGTAAATGGTTGGGTACTGCGTTTCAATTTGATGTCGATTCTTTAGGTCTTGGAGTGGCGGATTCGCCTTTGGGATTGGGACTTTTTCCGCATGTTCTGTTGAAAAATGTTGTGGTTCAGATGCAGTTTAGTGTTGAACAAGGACTTGTTCCTCTAGAAGGGTTCAGACCTTGGGCCTTGGCTGTTACTGATGGGAACGCGGTAATAGGACCTTCGTTGTCTGATCCAAAGGATTGTGAATTGATTATGATGGTGGGGTTACCGGCTTCAGGAAAGACTACGTGGGCTGAAAAATGGGTGAGAGATCACCCGGAAAAGCGTTATGTTTTGCTTGGCACAAACTTAATTCTTGAACAGATGAAGGTAGGTTAG
- the LOC123905543 gene encoding uncharacterized protein LOC123905543 gives MSSSSSNSTIFLESNFNIPSKNYSHTMTTETLEISTNNVEEKVATIELYVQGFYKLFVQPFYSFKPLATEREFIVSPKYGYKLKFPLFLVTKNPRLFPFCVSQKLAILPISTGLTSYIEPFIVRNAIQMGQRNGDKEFKIVFDVKVVEIDLADYHECDDYRKCGLI, from the coding sequence ATGTCTTCTTCCTCAAGCAACTCCACAATCTTCCTTGAATCAAACTTCAACATCCCAAGCAAAAATTATAGCCACACAATGACCACAGAAACCCTAGAAATTTCAACAAACAACGTTGAAGAAAAAGTAGCAACAATAGAACTTTATGTTCAAGGATTCTATAAGCTTTTTGTTCAACCTTTTTATAGCTTTAAACCTTTAGCAACAGAAAGGGAATTTATTGTGTCACCAAAGTATGGATACAAGTTAAAGTTTCCTCTTTTCTTGGTCACTAAAAATCCTCGCTTGTTTCCTTTTTGCGTGTCTCAAAAACTGGCAATATTACCCATAAGCACTGGTTTGACTTCTTATATTGAACCATTTATTGTTCGCAATGCCATTCAAATGGGACAAAGGAATGGAGACAAGGAGTTTAAGATTGTTTTTGATGTTAAGgttgttgagattgatttgGCAGATTATCATGAGTGTGATGATTACCGTAAATGTGGTCTTATTTAA